Proteins encoded together in one Solanum lycopersicum chromosome 7, SLM_r2.1 window:
- the LOC138337236 gene encoding uncharacterized protein — translation MNEAFHGFRQESFDVGLSQVVAEEEILKDMPTSYDKDFFELLKDGREELYEGYKYSKLEFLLKFYHIKCLSSLSDKGMTMILDLLRDAFEFATIPDSFYEAKKTINKLCLDYVKIYACTNDCILYWGDDVNEETCKNFHTSRWKLDEKNTNSKVVARGKIKKKRPAKILCYFPLKPRLRRLFICSKMTEHMRWHTEGGNKDGILRHPRDGEAWKRFDTIYPEYAFESRNVRLQLASDGFNPFGAMSTNNSIWTIILVPYNLPPWLCMKQPNSILSMIIPGPQMVGNNIDVYLQPLIKEFNGLWSEGVATFDSSKNEMFRMRAALMLQKF, via the coding sequence ATGAACGAAGCATTTCATGGCTTTAGGCAAGAGAGCTTTGATGTAGGTCTGTCACAAGTAGTGGCAGAAGAAGAGATATTAAAGGATATGCCCACATCATATGACAAAGACTTTTTTGAGTTGCTCAAAGATGGAAGGGAAGAATTGTATGAAGGGTATAAGTACTCAAAATTAGAGTTTTTGTTAAAGTTCTATCACATAAAATGTTTGTCTAGTCTAAGTGACAAAGGAATGACTATGATATTGGATCTACTCAGGGATGCCTTTGAATTTGCTACGATCCCTGATTCTTTTTATGAGGCTAAGAAAACTATCAACAAGttatgtcttgattatgttaaGATTTATGCTTGTACAAATGATTGCATTTTGTATTGGGGAGATGATGTTAATGAGGAAACATGCAAGAATTTTCATACTTCGAGATGGAAGCTTGATGAGAAGAATACAAACAGTAAAGTGGTCGCTAGAggtaagattaaaaaaaagagaccTGCGAAAATTTTGTGTTACTTCCCATTAAAACCAAGATTACGAAGATTGTTCATTTGCTCTAAGATGACAGAACATATGAGGTGGCATACGGAAGGTGGTAACAAAGATGGAATTTTAAGGCATCCTAGAGATGGTGAGGCATGGAAGAGATTTGATACAATTTATCCTGAATATGCTTTTGAATCTCGAAATGTTCGATTACAGTTAGCTAGTGATGGTTTCAATCCCTTTGGAGCGATGAGTACTAATAATAGCATTTGGACAATAATTTTGGTTCCATATAACCTACCACCTTGGTTGTGCATGAAACAACCAAATTCTATTCTATCAATGATCATTCCAGGTCCACAAATGGTGGGAAATAACATAGATGTATACTTACAACCACTTATTAAGGAGTTTAATGGGTTGTGGAGTGAAGGTGTAGCAACTTTTGATTCATCAAAGAATGAAATGTTTAGAATGCGGGCAGCTCTTATGTTACAAAAGTTTTGA
- the LOC101250524 gene encoding 3-hydroxyisobutyryl-CoA hydrolase-like protein 5, with amino-acid sequence MTIISIPSSTTMFPMPQQVFRKNKEVVMAEEMGCARMLTLNRPDNLNYISAKVALALGQNFEKYENDDNADFVIIKGAGRTFSAGGDLHMFYDGRNTRDSGIECIYRMYWLCYHIHTYKKPHIALVHGMSVGGGASLMTPMKFSVVTEKAFSSTPEINIGFHPDCGFSYMLPRLPGRLGEYVGLTGEKLRGKEIVAAGLATHFVPSQKLFQLEKRLVSLKNGDEDTIRSVINEFSSNIHIDERSILNKLSIINKCFSKNSVEEIIESFEAEGSRKGNDWIMPVLKRLKRASPTSLKITLRSIREGRTQTISECLRREFRISMNIQRTIISGDFYEGIRAQVIDKDKSPKWNPSTLDKVHDDQLDLIFKPFEDHDLELQIPVDEEELYRWRGKYE; translated from the exons ATGACAATAATATCTATTCCTAGTAGCACCACAATGTTTCCAATGCCTCAACAAGTATTCAGAAAAAATAAAGAG GTTGTTATGGCTGAGGAAATGGGTTGCGCTAGAATGCTCACCTTGAATCGGCctgataatttaaattatatatcagCCAAAGTg gcATTAGCACTCGGGCAGAACTTTGAGAAATATGAGAATGATGATAATGCTGATTTTGTAATCATCAAG GGGGCTGGTCGTACTTTTTCTGCTGGTGGAGACTTACATATGTTCTATGATGGACGAAACACAA GGGATTCTGGCATTGAATGTATTTATAGAATGTATTGGctttgctaccacattcatactTACAAGAAACCGCATATTGCTCTTGTTCATGGAATGTCAGTGGGTGGGGGTGCATCCTTGATGACTCCAATGAAATTCTCTGTCGTCACTGAGAAAGCG TTTAGTTCTACTCCTGAAATAAATATAGGGTTCCATCCAGATTGTGGCTTCTCATATATGCTTCCGCGTCTTCCAGGCCGACTAG GGGAATACGTGGGCTTAACAGGAGAAAAACTAAGGGGTAAAGAAATTGTTGCTGCTGGACTAGCCACTCATTTTGTTCCTTCACAG AAATTATTTCAGTTGGAGAAGCGTTTGGTGAGCCTAAAAAATGGAGATGAGGATACAATTAGATCAGTCATCAATGAATTTTCCTCAAATATTCACATTGATGAAAGAAGTATCTTGAACAA GTTGTCCATAATCAATAAGTGTTTCTCCAAGAATTCTGTGGAGGAAATTATCGAGTCATTT GAAGCTGAGGGAAGTAGAAAAGGAAATGATTGGATTATGCCAGTACTTAAAAGACTAAAGAGAGCATCTCCAAcatcattaaaaataacattgaGATCG ATACGAGAAGGAAGAACACAAACTATATCTGAATGTTTGAGGAGAGAATTTAGAATTTCAATGAACATACAACGAACCATAATATCTGGTGACTTTTATGAG GGCATAAGGGCTCAGGTAATTGACAAGGATAAGTCTCCAAAG TGGAACCCTTCAACTCTTGACAAAGTGCATGATGATCAACTTGACTTAATCTTCAAGCCATTTGAAGATCATGACTTGGAACTTCAAATTCCTGTTGATGAAGAAGAATTATACAG GTGGAGaggaaaatatgaataa
- the LOC138337537 gene encoding 3-hydroxyisobutyryl-CoA hydrolase-like protein 5: MAEEMGCARMLTLNRPDNLNYISAKVALALGQNFEKYENDDNADFVIIKGAGRTFSAGGDLHMFYDGRNTWDSGIECIYRMYWLCYHIHTYKKPHIALVHGMSVGGGASLMTPMKFSVVTEKAFSSTPEINIGFHPDCGFSYMLPRLPGRLGEYVGLTGEKLRGKEIVAAGLATHFVPSQKLFQLEKRLMSLKNGDEGTIRSVINEFSSNIHIDERSILNKLSIINECFSKNSVEEIIESFEAEGSRKGNDWIMPVLKRLKRASPTSLKITLRSIREGRTQTIFECLRREFRISMNIQRAIISGDFYEGIRAQVIDKDKSPKWNPSTLDKVHDDQLDLIFKPFEDHDLELQIPVDEEELYRWRGKYE; this comes from the exons ATGGCTGAGGAAATGGGTTGCGCTAGAATGCTCACCTTGAATCGGCctgataatttaaattatatatcagCCAAAGTg gCATTAGCACTCGGGCAGAACTTTGAGAAATATGAGAATGATGATAATGCTGATTTTGTAATCATCAAG GGGGCTGGCCGTACTTTTTCTGCTGGTGGAGACTTACATATGTTCTATGATGGACGAAACACat GGGATTCTGGCATTGAATGTATTTATAGAATGTATTGGctttgctaccacattcatactTATAAGAAACCACATATTGCTCTTGTTCATGGAATGTCAGTGGGTGGGGGTGCATCCTTGATGACTCCAATGAAATTCTCTGTCGTCACTGAGAAAGCG TTTAGTTCTACTCCTGAAATAAATATAGGGTTCCATCCAGACTGTGGCTTCTCATATATGCTTCCGCGTCTTCCAGGCCGACTAG GGGAATACGTGGGCTTAACAGGAGAAAAACTAAGGGGTAAAGAAATTGTTGCTGCTGGACTAGCCACTCATTTTGTTCCTTCACAG AAATTATTTCAGTTAGAGAAGCGTTTGATGAGCCTAAAAAATGGTGATGAGGGTACAATTAGATCAGTCATCAATGAATTTTCCTCAAATATTCACATTGATGAAAGAAGTATCTTGAACAA GTTGTCCATAATCAATGAGTGTTTCTCCAAGAATTCTGTGGAGGAAATTATCGAGTCATTT GAAGCTGAGGGAAGCAGAAAAGGAAATGATTGGATTATGCCAGTACTTAAAAGACTAAAGAGAGCATCTCCAAcatcattaaaaataacattgaGATCG ATACGAGAAGGAAGGACACAAACTATATTTGAATGTTTGAGGAGAGAATTTAGAATTTCAATGAACATACAACGAGCCATAATATCTGGTGACTTTTATGAG GGCATAAGGGCTCAGGTAATTGACAAGGATAAGTCTCCAAAG tgGAACCCTTCAACTCTTGACAAAGTGCATGATGATCAACTTGACTTAATCTTCAAGCCATTTGAAGATCATGACTTGGAACTTCAAATTCCCGTTGATGAAGAAGAATTATACAG GTGGAGaggaaaatatgaataa
- the LOC138337538 gene encoding uncharacterized protein, whose product MQVKKSKIDNLNRQYEPFRMVEGETIQDMHTRFTSIINEMYSLGEIVPNGKAVRKLLSVLPKTWESKVEAITKARDLDSLAMDELIGNLITYELKKNQEKEIGGKRKERNLVLKATTSDDFEDENIALITKRFTRMPKRGQAFQKKTPQKPSENTKDLVCHKCGSPDHFIKFCPLWALEQKKANFEKGKNIKKHKFVPSNKRMTTQEADISMKKAFAGMGNSSDEESEGDETENKSFLALEQEDDYDFLALVVVETKEEKEICGSQETILALMAGSDSEEDEEEEDMNEKGSVTRKQQQWYLDSACSRHMTGDKSSFLSLKNIKGGNVAFGNGKSDEIQGIGKVGPMDTHAIENIYYVNGLQHNLLSVSQICDKGNNVLFTEKECRVTNSVTGNLVLLEKIQQRNSCIRSDHGLEFENSQFLQFCTTNGIEHNFSAPRTPQQNGVVERKNRTLEDIARTICMIRSVLNKTPYELIKGKKPNLAHLRAFWCVCFIHNNDKDNLGKFDAKSDEGIFLGYSSQSKAYNVLNKRTNRVEESVHVVFNENSSEVEGNSEDEQNEETCSKPSEPKIWGE is encoded by the exons ATGCAAGTCAAGAAGTCCaaaattgataacttgaacAGGCAATATGAGCCGTTCAGGATGGTAGAAGGGGAGACTATTCAAGATATGCACACCAGGTTCACTTCCATCATCAATGAGATGTACTCCTTGGGAGAGATAGTTCCTAATGGAAAGGCAGTAAGGAAACTCTTGAGTGTCCTTCCTAAAACTTGGGAAAGCAAAGTCGAGGCTATCACTAAAGCCCGCGACCTAGATTCACTGGCCATGGATGAGTTAATTGGTAATCTCATCACATACGAACTcaagaaaaaccaagaaaaggaaattggagGAAAAAGGAAGGAAAGGAACCTGGTTCTAAAGGCTACTACatcagatgattttgaagatgaaaatattgccCTCATAACCAAAAGGTTCACCAGAATGCCAAAGAGAGGGCAGgcctttcaaaaaaaaactccTCAAAAACCATCTGAAAACACTAAAGACCTGGTTTGTCATAAGTGTGGGAGCCCGGAtcacttcatcaaattttgTCCACTTTGGGCTTTAGAGCAGAAAAAGGCAAACTTTGAGAAGGGCAAAAACATCAAGAAACATAAGTTTGTCCCCTCAAACAAAAGAATGACAACTCAAGAGGCAGATATCTCAATGAAAAAGGCCTTTGCAGGAATGGGGAATTCATCTGATGAAGAGTCTGAGGGTGATGAGACAGAAAACAAGTCCTTTCTTGCACTAGAACAAGAAGATGACTATGACTTTCTTGCTCTTGTAGTAGTGGAAACCAAGGAAGAAAAGGAAATATGCGGATCACAAGAAACCATACTAGCACTCATGGCTGGATCAGATTCTGAAgaggatgaagaagaagaagatatgaaTGAAAAG GGATCAGTTACGAGGAAGCAACAACAATGGTACTTGGATAGTGCATGTTCCAGACACATGACTGGAGATAAAAGCagcttcctctcactcaagaacATCAAAGGAGGAAACGTTGCTTTTGGTAATGGAAAAAGTGATGAAATTCAGGGAATTGGAAAGGTTGGACCAATGGATACTCATGCAATTGAGAACATATACTATGTGAATGGCCTACAACATAATCTATTGAGCGTATCTCAAATATGCGATAAAGGAAACAATGTTCTCTTTACAGAAAAGGAATGCAGAGTAACAAACTCAGTGACTGGGAACCTGGTTCTACTAG aaaaaattcaacaaagaaataGTTGCATCAGATCTGATCATGGGCTGGAGTTTGAGAACTCACAATTCCTACAATTTTGTACTACAAATGGGATTGAGCATAACTTCTCAGCACCTAGAACACCACAACAAAACGGTGTAGTtgagaggaaaaatagaacACTGGAAGATATTGCAAGAACAAT ATGTATGATCAGATCAGTGTTAAACAAAACACCATATGAGctgataaaaggaaaaaaaccaAATTTGGCACATCTTAGGGCCTTTTGGTGTGTATGCTTTATACACAACAATGACAAGGacaatttgggaaaatttgatgcCAAGAGTGATGAAGGAATTTTTCTGGGCTACTCGTCACAAAGCAAAGCCTACAATGTACtgaataaaagaacaaaccGTGTAGAAGAAAGTGTTCATGTTGTCTTTAATGAAAATAGTAGTGAAGTTGAAGGAAATTCAGAGGATGAACAGAATGAGGAAACCTGCTCCAAGCCATCAGAACCAAAAATATGGGGAGAATAA